A window of Ruminococcus champanellensis 18P13 = JCM 17042 contains these coding sequences:
- a CDS encoding type II toxin-antitoxin system VapC family toxin, whose amino-acid sequence MKILVDTNVILDVLCNRPEFVEASSKVWKYCEVDQIEGYISALSVPNIVYILRKELTPQKTEQLIQQITMIFKVVDLKSTDLKAAAEMFSSDYEDALQMCQASRIKADYIVTRNIRDFKDSKVPALKPSELLERI is encoded by the coding sequence ATGAAAATTTTGGTTGATACCAATGTCATTCTTGATGTGCTTTGCAACCGTCCTGAGTTTGTCGAAGCCTCATCAAAAGTTTGGAAGTATTGTGAAGTAGATCAAATCGAGGGCTACATTTCCGCATTGTCTGTCCCGAACATTGTGTATATTCTCCGCAAGGAGCTTACTCCACAGAAAACAGAACAGCTCATTCAGCAGATCACGATGATATTTAAAGTTGTTGACCTCAAATCAACCGATCTAAAAGCCGCCGCTGAGATGTTTTCTTCTGATTATGAAGATGCCTTACAGATGTGTCAGGCAAGTAGGATCAAAGCGGATTATATCGTCACAAGAAACATTCGTGATTTTAAGGACAGCAAAGTGCCTGCTTTGAAGCCCTCAGAATTGCTTGAGAGAATTTGA
- a CDS encoding type II toxin-antitoxin system Phd/YefM family antitoxin, translating to MITATATDIQNNFGHYLQAVQQGDEIIILKNGKEVARLVSHESSVSFLTDSLTGVLKNDYDDKAVRAERIEAHENFG from the coding sequence ATGATCACTGCAACCGCTACCGATATTCAGAATAACTTTGGCCATTATCTGCAAGCTGTTCAGCAGGGTGACGAGATCATCATTCTCAAGAACGGAAAAGAAGTTGCAAGACTTGTTTCCCACGAATCAAGCGTTTCCTTCCTGACTGATTCACTTACTGGCGTTCTTAAAAATGATTATGATGATAAAGCAGTTCGTGCAGAAAGGATAGAAGCACATGAAAATTTTGGTTGA
- a CDS encoding CD1107 family mobile element protein, with protein sequence MKTRMISAVMAAFMLATASIGGITASAEVGTAETTETTTSEPADESSVDMEKFREVMSELAEADTTDVVTDYDGDPYYDTDGNATLIKSEQIIYNTEEMQFIAVTTKDGHVFYVLINYTADNGEDNVYFLNKVDDYDLYALLYAGTEDDDDAKKITPEQAAQEAEKANGRVQSGGSDNTDDAEDTAENGEKSSESAAHTKNVPMNKNSMILVFGVIVLIGVGAAGFFLMKKKKGGNKTADQFEPEYDDDTEITEESEDDMRFYDNQDDEE encoded by the coding sequence ATGAAAACAAGAATGATTAGTGCTGTGATGGCTGCTTTCATGCTTGCAACAGCAAGTATCGGCGGTATTACCGCTTCTGCCGAAGTAGGCACAGCAGAGACTACGGAAACAACCACTTCTGAACCTGCGGACGAAAGCTCTGTTGATATGGAGAAGTTCCGTGAGGTCATGAGTGAGCTTGCCGAGGCAGATACAACCGATGTTGTTACCGACTATGACGGCGATCCCTATTACGATACTGACGGCAACGCCACCCTTATCAAGTCGGAGCAGATCATCTACAATACCGAGGAAATGCAGTTCATCGCTGTGACCACAAAAGACGGTCATGTGTTCTATGTGCTTATCAATTACACCGCAGACAATGGCGAGGACAATGTGTATTTTCTGAACAAAGTTGACGATTATGACCTGTATGCTTTGCTTTATGCCGGAACTGAAGACGATGATGATGCCAAGAAGATCACTCCCGAGCAGGCAGCTCAAGAAGCAGAAAAGGCTAACGGCAGAGTGCAATCCGGCGGCAGTGATAATACTGACGATGCTGAAGATACCGCTGAGAACGGCGAGAAATCGTCTGAGTCAGCAGCTCATACAAAGAATGTTCCTATGAATAAAAACAGTATGATCCTTGTTTTTGGTGTGATTGTTCTGATCGGTGTTGGTGCCGCAGGCTTCTTCCTAATGAAGAAAAAGAAAGGCGGCAATAAGACTGCGGATCAGTTTGAGCCTGAGTATGACGATGATACAGAGATCACCGAAGAATCTGAGGACGATATGAGATTCTACGATAATCAGGACGATGAAGAATAA
- a CDS encoding DNA cytosine methyltransferase, translating to MKVLSLFDGISCGMLALQRAGIPVECYDAFEIDKYAVTVSKRNFPVIVHHGNVYDGDFTQFKGYDLLLGGSPCTYWSIAKKDREIDCNGEGFRLFQEYVRALEESGCQYFLYENNYSVHQNIKDEITRVLGVGPIMINSALVSAQNRKRCYWTNIPFTSFPKDKGILLKDVLESGVTWQDKSYCMTARYPGAVLFNTIERKQRTMVAEPVNTYFNGETIPMGAAQRGRYVDGEKTEQHIEIREDGKSNCLTTVQKDTLVCSPVRIGQYGKGGQGQRIYSVVGKSVTLSANGGGQGAKTGLYKIDLPDGDYIIRKLTSIEAERLQTLPDNYTAGISNTQRYKCIGNGWTVDVIAHILGGLHDV from the coding sequence ATGAAGGTACTCAGCTTATTTGACGGCATTTCCTGCGGTATGCTTGCTCTGCAAAGGGCTGGCATTCCCGTGGAGTGCTATGATGCGTTTGAAATCGACAAGTATGCCGTCACGGTCTCAAAGCGTAATTTCCCCGTAATCGTTCATCACGGGAATGTATATGACGGCGATTTCACGCAGTTCAAAGGATATGACTTACTGCTTGGCGGTTCGCCCTGCACCTATTGGTCTATCGCTAAAAAAGACAGAGAAATCGACTGCAACGGCGAAGGGTTCAGGCTCTTTCAGGAATATGTGAGAGCCTTAGAGGAGTCGGGCTGTCAGTATTTCCTCTACGAAAACAACTACTCCGTACATCAGAACATCAAGGACGAGATCACAAGGGTTCTCGGCGTAGGACCGATCATGATAAACTCTGCACTTGTATCGGCACAAAACAGAAAACGCTGTTATTGGACGAATATTCCTTTTACTTCTTTTCCGAAAGATAAGGGCATTTTATTGAAAGATGTGCTTGAAAGCGGTGTCACTTGGCAGGACAAGTCCTACTGTATGACAGCACGTTACCCAGGGGCTGTTTTGTTCAACACGATTGAACGCAAGCAGCGAACTATGGTCGCTGAACCTGTCAATACATACTTCAACGGCGAAACAATACCTATGGGAGCCGCCCAGCGTGGAAGATATGTTGACGGCGAAAAGACCGAACAGCATATCGAAATTCGTGAGGACGGTAAATCCAACTGCCTGACTACGGTGCAGAAAGATACTCTTGTATGTTCTCCTGTTCGTATCGGACAGTATGGCAAGGGCGGACAGGGACAACGTATTTACTCCGTTGTCGGTAAATCTGTCACACTTTCCGCAAACGGCGGCGGTCAGGGGGCTAAGACAGGTCTATATAAGATCGACCTGCCTGACGGTGATTATATTATCCGTAAGCTTACATCCATTGAAGCGGAGCGTTTGCAGACACTTCCCGATAACTACACGGCAGGCATTTCCAATACCCAGCGATACAAGTGTATCGGCAACGGGTGGACGGTCGATGTGATCGCACACATCTTGGGAGGGCTTCACGATGTTTGA
- a CDS encoding phosphoadenosine phosphosulfate reductase family protein, producing the protein MFDEVLNKCAENNNYTIYTSMCKAQRILMRSYDPVCSISGGSDSDIVLDLIHKVDEDGKVKYFWIDTGLEYSATKEHLDYLEQKYGITIERVKPDKPIPTCVKQYGIPFLSKYVSEQMMRLQAHRFQWEGESLEVLLQRYPRCKTALQWWCGERYSDEDGVQKISRFSIYRNRFLKEFIMQNPPDFSISNKCCEYAKKKPAKRIVKEHDADLDITGIRQAEGGIRSAAYKTCFSESKSKGCNTFRPVFWYTDGDKKDYEQLFDVQHSRCYTEYGLRRTGCVGCPFSKHINEELAIIEEHEPNLYKAAVNIFGKSYEYTAKYRAFVKEMKVKEKEQKKKDV; encoded by the coding sequence ATGTTTGATGAAGTCCTGAACAAGTGTGCAGAAAACAACAACTACACCATTTATACCAGTATGTGCAAAGCACAACGCATACTGATGCGGTCTTATGATCCTGTATGCAGTATCAGCGGCGGTTCTGACAGCGATATTGTCCTTGACCTGATTCACAAGGTCGATGAGGACGGCAAGGTCAAGTATTTTTGGATAGATACGGGACTGGAATACTCCGCTACAAAGGAACATCTAGACTATCTTGAACAGAAATACGGCATTACCATTGAGCGTGTCAAACCCGATAAGCCTATCCCGACCTGTGTGAAGCAGTATGGTATTCCTTTCCTGTCGAAATATGTTTCCGAACAGATGATGCGTTTGCAGGCTCACAGATTTCAGTGGGAAGGCGAATCACTTGAAGTGTTGTTGCAGAGATACCCTCGGTGTAAGACAGCTCTGCAATGGTGGTGCGGAGAGCGATACTCTGATGAGGACGGTGTTCAGAAAATCAGCAGATTCTCGATTTACCGCAACCGTTTTCTGAAAGAGTTTATCATGCAGAATCCGCCGGATTTCTCCATATCCAACAAGTGCTGTGAATATGCGAAAAAGAAGCCCGCAAAGCGTATCGTCAAGGAACATGATGCAGACTTGGATATAACAGGTATCCGACAAGCTGAAGGCGGTATCCGTTCGGCGGCTTATAAGACTTGTTTTTCTGAGAGCAAGTCTAAGGGGTGCAACACATTCCGTCCGGTATTTTGGTACACGGACGGTGATAAAAAGGACTATGAGCAGTTATTCGATGTTCAGCACTCCCGATGCTACACGGAATACGGTCTGCGGAGAACAGGCTGTGTAGGCTGTCCGTTCAGCAAGCACATCAATGAAGAACTTGCAATCATCGAGGAACATGAGCCGAATTTATACAAGGCTGCCGTCAACATTTTCGGCAAGTCCTATGAATATACAGCGAAATACCGTGCTTTCGTGAAAGAAATGAAGGTAAAGGAAAAGGAGCAGAAAAAGAAAGATGTTTGA
- a CDS encoding Fibronectin type III domain, whose translation MFDPDIQRKAISLIMGFIMEFSGVPSEPELIELTADNLNVSTISVSCLKVSWGSEPDRDYSVSCTAHDDNYAFSDNMYFVFKGNDLCYITGLRENTEYTVTVEPILSAEEKDGYSVIPSTADGKTETVEVIYDFPYEDGWTNCFAGERASGLTAMPSSGGNIRFKGRYHNRNQNTP comes from the coding sequence ATGTTTGATCCTGACATACAGAGGAAAGCGATCAGCCTTATCATGGGCTTTATTATGGAGTTTTCGGGAGTACCTTCCGAACCTGAACTGATCGAGCTGACAGCAGATAACCTGAATGTATCGACGATTTCTGTTTCCTGCTTGAAAGTATCGTGGGGTTCTGAGCCTGACCGTGATTATTCTGTGAGCTGCACGGCTCATGATGATAACTATGCTTTCAGCGATAATATGTACTTTGTGTTCAAAGGCAATGACCTCTGCTACATAACAGGTCTGCGTGAGAATACAGAGTACACAGTGACAGTCGAACCTATTCTTTCTGCGGAAGAAAAAGACGGATATTCCGTAATACCTTCAACCGCTGACGGCAAGACCGAAACGGTTGAGGTCATATATGACTTTCCGTATGAGGACGGCTGGACAAACTGCTTTGCAGGCGAAAGAGCTTCGGGGCTGACGGCTATGCCCAGCTCAGGGGGCAATATACGGTTCAAAGGTCGATACCATAACAGGAACCAGAATACGCCGTGA
- a CDS encoding nucleotidyl transferase AbiEii/AbiGii toxin family protein, with protein sequence MLHNEKDAFEQLVLRTSDYLGVKAEIVEKDYFVTIFLKRIAAVMPDIVFKGGTSLSKCYHIIKRFSEDIDLNVQSEKKPSESKRKQLKANITKIISDLDFGLTNADSIKSRRDYNRYIIDYPSSLSAAYLKEQLIVETAIYQRAYPTKIMTADSLIYQYLHENGYDAFIKQYDLEPFTLNVQTAERTMLDKMYALADYYLLNTTTEHSRHIYDIYKLYEIVTIDDTLKELALSVAEERRPHKMCLSVQEGANVTDILREIIDKKIYKEDYDTITAPLLFETVPYDTAITALESILHNGIFEKL encoded by the coding sequence ATGTTGCATAATGAAAAGGATGCCTTTGAGCAGCTTGTACTGCGAACCTCTGACTATCTCGGAGTCAAGGCAGAGATCGTTGAGAAGGACTATTTTGTGACCATTTTTCTGAAACGGATCGCCGCTGTTATGCCGGATATCGTTTTTAAGGGCGGCACATCACTGTCAAAGTGCTACCATATCATCAAGCGTTTTTCTGAGGATATTGACCTGAATGTTCAGTCCGAGAAGAAACCATCTGAAAGCAAGAGAAAGCAGCTCAAAGCGAATATCACGAAAATTATCAGTGATTTAGATTTTGGGCTTACCAATGCCGATTCGATCAAAAGCCGCAGAGACTACAACCGATATATCATTGACTATCCCTCGTCACTGTCCGCTGCTTATCTGAAGGAACAGCTTATCGTTGAAACAGCTATCTATCAAAGAGCCTATCCTACGAAGATAATGACAGCAGACAGCCTGATCTATCAATATCTTCACGAAAACGGATACGATGCTTTTATTAAGCAATATGATTTAGAGCCGTTTACGCTGAATGTTCAGACCGCAGAACGGACAATGCTTGACAAGATGTATGCTCTGGCAGATTATTATCTGCTAAATACCACAACGGAACACTCAAGGCACATCTACGATATTTACAAACTGTATGAGATTGTAACGATCGATGATACGCTGAAAGAACTTGCATTATCTGTCGCTGAGGAGCGTAGACCGCATAAAATGTGCCTTTCGGTTCAAGAGGGTGCAAATGTCACCGATATTCTCCGAGAGATCATTGATAAGAAGATCTATAAGGAGGACTACGATACAATAACCGCACCTCTGCTGTTTGAAACCGTTCCCTATGATACAGCGATCACAGCGTTAGAGAGTATTCTTCACAACGGCATTTTTGAAAAGCTCTGA
- a CDS encoding DUF6088 family protein, protein MLYDYLLEIFGKNEPIFLSDIHYEDYSDIWLKKKLAKLCESGQVIRYERGIYYIPVKTPFGNSILNPNRIIERKYLSEKGNRIGFYTGITALQQAGLSTQMSNIPEIQTNNENSKLRRVKVGNQEVILRKSRVKIDNDNIFVLQFLEMMNSTSSGYFDDERKAVIKSWIRKCNISQELVTKYAPFFPDKALRNLIESGVIYYVA, encoded by the coding sequence ATGCTGTATGATTATCTTCTTGAAATATTTGGAAAGAATGAACCGATATTTCTCTCGGATATTCATTATGAGGACTACTCTGATATTTGGCTCAAAAAGAAGCTTGCCAAGCTGTGTGAAAGCGGTCAGGTCATTCGCTACGAACGAGGTATCTATTATATCCCTGTTAAAACACCGTTTGGAAACAGTATTCTGAATCCCAACAGGATCATCGAACGAAAGTATTTATCCGAAAAAGGAAATCGTATCGGATTCTATACAGGCATCACGGCATTGCAGCAGGCAGGGCTTTCTACACAGATGTCAAATATTCCTGAGATACAAACGAATAACGAAAACTCAAAGCTCCGCAGAGTGAAAGTAGGAAATCAGGAAGTGATCCTGCGAAAATCAAGAGTCAAGATAGACAACGACAATATATTTGTTTTGCAGTTCCTTGAAATGATGAATAGTACCTCGTCAGGTTATTTTGACGATGAAAGAAAAGCTGTCATCAAAAGCTGGATCAGGAAATGCAATATCTCTCAGGAGCTTGTTACAAAATATGCACCATTTTTCCCTGACAAGGCTTTGAGAAATCTCATAGAAAGCGGAGTGATCTATTATGTTGCATAA
- a CDS encoding DNA topoisomerase, whose protein sequence is MSILIVGEKPSVSRAISAVVGASSAHKGYTEGNGYIVSWCVGHLVGLKFPNDYGNGWNQKWSFSQLPMIPDNWLFQIMDSTKAQYNLLKNLMNKDEVTEIICATDADREGECIFRYVYNMARCRKPVKRLWVSSLEESAIRKALSIMKTMSAYDNLFNAGYARARADWLVGMNGSRLFSVRYGGKLNIGRVQTPTLAMIVQRDAEVNGFIKQKYYTSDLNCGGFILSSARIDDENAADTLVSACDGSTVTISSVKREVKTDKAPKLYDLTTLQREANKGFGYTAQQTLDYTQSLYEGKLVTYPRTDSQYLSDDMAQTALDVAKLCDTYFGFGIFHTPDIAKVINNSKVSGHHAIIPTSGISTADLSSLPTGEKNILTLIATKLICATAPAHKYEAVKLTGICNGTEFTATGRTILDMGWKAYAKQTDKKNDEKSLPAVRSVLPFQRTMCQL, encoded by the coding sequence ATGTCAATTTTGATCGTTGGCGAAAAGCCAAGTGTAAGCCGTGCAATCAGTGCCGTGGTCGGAGCTTCCTCCGCACACAAAGGCTACACCGAGGGAAACGGGTATATTGTATCGTGGTGTGTCGGTCACTTGGTAGGCTTGAAGTTCCCAAATGACTATGGCAACGGCTGGAACCAGAAATGGAGCTTTTCTCAGCTTCCTATGATTCCCGATAACTGGCTGTTTCAGATTATGGACAGCACAAAGGCTCAGTACAATCTTCTGAAAAACCTTATGAATAAGGACGAGGTAACAGAGATCATCTGTGCGACCGATGCGGACAGAGAGGGAGAATGTATCTTCCGTTATGTGTATAACATGGCTCGGTGCCGCAAGCCTGTGAAGCGTTTATGGGTTTCTTCTCTTGAAGAATCCGCTATACGCAAGGCACTTTCTATTATGAAGACTATGTCCGCATACGATAATCTTTTCAATGCAGGCTATGCCCGTGCCAGAGCTGACTGGCTTGTGGGTATGAATGGCTCTCGTCTGTTTTCCGTTCGTTACGGAGGCAAGCTCAATATCGGGCGTGTGCAGACTCCGACACTTGCAATGATTGTTCAGCGTGATGCGGAGGTCAATGGATTTATCAAGCAGAAGTATTACACGTCAGACCTCAACTGCGGTGGGTTCATTCTTTCTTCTGCAAGAATTGACGATGAAAATGCCGCCGATACGCTTGTTTCTGCCTGTGACGGCAGTACGGTTACGATCAGCTCGGTCAAGCGTGAGGTCAAGACCGATAAAGCTCCGAAGCTGTATGACCTGACAACCTTACAGCGTGAAGCAAACAAGGGTTTCGGGTACACGGCACAGCAAACACTGGACTATACCCAGTCGCTCTATGAGGGCAAGCTCGTCACTTATCCCCGTACCGACAGCCAGTATCTCAGCGATGATATGGCACAGACAGCTCTTGATGTTGCAAAGCTCTGTGATACCTATTTCGGATTCGGTATCTTCCATACTCCCGATATTGCAAAGGTCATCAACAACAGTAAGGTATCGGGACATCACGCAATTATCCCTACAAGCGGTATCTCAACGGCTGACCTTTCTTCACTGCCGACAGGTGAGAAAAATATCCTCACGCTGATCGCCACAAAACTCATCTGTGCAACGGCTCCGGCACACAAGTATGAAGCGGTCAAGCTGACAGGTATCTGCAACGGTACGGAGTTTACGGCAACAGGCAGAACCATTCTTGATATGGGTTGGAAAGCTTATGCAAAGCAGACCGACAAAAAGAATGATGAAAAATCTCTGCCTGCGGTAAGGTCGGTATTACCGTTTCAAAGAACGATGTGTCAACTCTGA